One region of Acidobacteriota bacterium genomic DNA includes:
- a CDS encoding serine/threonine-protein kinase → MPGDDDKYRSDSTGRPSASEDPLGIIGWVVGGKYKIGSYVGGGGFGEVYGGYNVNLIEQRVIVKFFKRVQVRDKFDKEARILCMLDHPNISRVIDYLPDEGALVIQYIDGRNGAEVLKETGSLAEDMFLRVARSMTDAVAYAHERKIAHRDIKPANILIDRNDHVYLIDFGIAKEIGGAATKTAYQALTPMFAAPERQAGDRDYNPFLSDIYELGITLFTFATNSMPYRNPVSPNPAEWGGRVAGRLSPQLRRIIKKATHPEPAKRHQSARELLSELNAIENVYHRRRRKPLWAAVIVIALAAAAFLGRDTVRGWLSLGGAEPTASQAERALDRDQAGTDREPLNEPAGAAADTVARDAGRQADTGALTGAATGVTETIQQRPEPPRAAQETTQETTEPVVAPVEEVSPTLRVDVIPEGFEKLLIDDRERVPGRAFDIASGTHQVIVVHPAYPVLRKVVRVSDEQTSVAYDLEREFAGADTVSVQVALYPPTDDNLVEFTLNGRKRIYTQFPVLDLAVLEGDWQISVDVLPVNDYLGVLLKVDSSVTFPYGGGPRVGLAGAAGTTTLMAGENGHAVPLLIYWSEQ, encoded by the coding sequence GTGCCGGGTGACGACGACAAGTACCGGTCGGACAGCACGGGACGGCCTTCCGCGAGTGAGGACCCGCTTGGCATAATCGGCTGGGTGGTCGGCGGTAAATACAAGATCGGGTCTTACGTTGGCGGCGGCGGCTTCGGCGAGGTCTACGGCGGCTACAACGTCAACCTGATAGAACAGCGGGTTATCGTCAAGTTCTTCAAGCGGGTGCAGGTCCGGGACAAGTTCGACAAGGAAGCCAGGATCCTCTGCATGCTGGACCACCCCAACATCTCGCGGGTGATCGATTACCTTCCGGACGAGGGCGCCCTGGTCATTCAATACATCGACGGCCGCAACGGCGCCGAGGTCCTGAAGGAAACAGGCTCGCTGGCGGAGGACATGTTTCTGCGCGTGGCCCGGTCCATGACCGACGCCGTCGCCTATGCCCACGAACGAAAGATTGCGCACCGCGATATCAAACCGGCCAACATTCTCATCGACAGAAACGACCACGTCTACCTGATCGACTTCGGCATCGCCAAGGAGATCGGCGGCGCGGCCACCAAGACGGCCTACCAGGCGTTAACGCCCATGTTCGCCGCACCCGAACGCCAGGCGGGCGACCGCGACTACAACCCCTTCCTGAGCGACATTTACGAGCTTGGCATTACGCTGTTCACTTTCGCCACCAACAGTATGCCGTATCGCAATCCGGTGTCGCCGAACCCCGCCGAATGGGGCGGGCGGGTCGCCGGTCGCCTCTCCCCGCAGCTTCGACGTATCATCAAGAAAGCGACGCACCCGGAGCCGGCAAAGCGCCACCAGTCGGCCAGGGAATTGCTCAGCGAGTTGAATGCGATTGAGAACGTCTACCACCGGCGTCGCAGAAAGCCGCTGTGGGCGGCCGTGATCGTTATCGCGCTGGCAGCGGCGGCCTTCCTGGGTCGCGATACCGTACGGGGCTGGCTGTCGCTCGGCGGCGCTGAGCCGACGGCAAGTCAGGCCGAGAGGGCCCTTGACCGGGATCAGGCGGGCACGGACCGGGAACCGCTGAACGAGCCGGCAGGCGCGGCGGCGGATACCGTCGCACGCGACGCCGGTCGCCAGGCGGATACCGGCGCCCTGACCGGGGCAGCCACAGGCGTTACGGAAACCATCCAGCAGCGCCCGGAGCCGCCCAGAGCAGCCCAGGAGACCACTCAGGAAACGACCGAACCGGTAGTTGCGCCGGTTGAAGAAGTATCGCCAACCCTGCGCGTGGATGTTATTCCCGAGGGTTTTGAGAAGCTGCTCATAGATGACAGGGAACGGGTTCCGGGGCGGGCCTTTGACATCGCATCCGGCACTCACCAGGTGATCGTTGTCCACCCGGCCTATCCCGTGCTCAGAAAGGTCGTGCGCGTTTCGGATGAGCAGACGAGCGTGGCCTACGATCTGGAGAGAGAGTTTGCCGGGGCTGATACGGTCAGCGTCCAGGTGGCGCTGTACCCGCCGACCGATGACAACCTGGTCGAGTTTACCCTGAACGGCCGCAAACGGATTTACACCCAGTTCCCGGTGCTTGACCTGGCCGTTCTCGAAGGTGACTGGCAAATAAGTGTTGATGTGTTGCCAGTAAACGACTATCTTGGTGTACTTTTGAAAGTAGACTCCAGCGTGACATTCCCATACGGAGGCGGCCCGCGGGTCGGGCTCGCCGGGGCTGCCGGAACCACAACTCTCATGGCTGGCGAAAACGGACACGCAGTCCCACTGCTTATCTACTGGTCAGAACAATAG
- a CDS encoding T9SS type A sorting domain-containing protein — MKKTISIISALGLMLIASQVMAQAGSANYLLTNGGVVGGGGGGTSANAALVGNFGNGPMGVSSSANYTVNGGVIGSMEAGPRFFAAYGIPDEQIVPVANYPLSVTYGNQEGTVVGAFFSRPSAGTSYGQAAMTVGAGSTLQYTIPAASLTVRGLEYYVRIVDQGTNDTVYVGSADNPLRFVCELNNSQGRRPTGMPDAQYRIIGLPVNIQGDNTPQTIFLDDLGAVDVTQWRLGRYEADDDTIYAYPNVAGVKPGTGYWLIARGGRRYGAAGYSMLPNLTYDGSEYYRPGVQLDSGWNQLANPFSFPVRWHDVFFDTSNVILTVHSDAILDDAAYWYDGGLADYRTVNSIPAWEGFFVYIKRSGVKILYPFEESTVTGMPAALAADTLSIVDGWHINLQLASAGGRDGINFAGVRSDARPGDDAYDFVEPPSPPEAPYLAFSMPDQGGLFRTDYRPYFTDGATWDVVMSKGSKRVLMVTGIDQIPDDMQAWLITDKGTVNELTEGMTIELPGDVAGGRLAVGKPEYLASLLAEALPENYELSQSFPNPFNPTATIRFALPNSGNVKLVVYNVLGQHVTALVDGPLEAGRHVVVWEGRDDGGKTVASGVYFYRLTAGKFRDSKKMVFLK, encoded by the coding sequence ATGAAAAAAACGATTAGCATAATATCGGCGCTGGGCCTGATGCTGATTGCCTCTCAGGTGATGGCTCAGGCGGGCAGCGCCAATTACCTGCTCACGAACGGCGGTGTTGTCGGGGGCGGCGGCGGCGGAACGTCGGCCAATGCCGCCCTGGTCGGCAACTTCGGAAACGGCCCGATGGGTGTCAGCAGTTCGGCCAATTACACGGTCAATGGTGGTGTCATCGGTTCCATGGAGGCCGGACCGCGCTTTTTCGCAGCGTATGGCATCCCCGACGAGCAGATCGTGCCGGTGGCCAACTACCCGCTCAGCGTGACCTACGGCAACCAGGAGGGTACGGTCGTCGGGGCGTTCTTCTCCCGGCCGTCCGCCGGAACGTCATACGGTCAGGCCGCCATGACGGTTGGAGCCGGCAGCACCCTGCAATACACGATCCCGGCCGCCAGCCTGACCGTCCGAGGGCTGGAATACTACGTACGGATCGTGGATCAGGGCACAAATGACACCGTTTACGTGGGCTCGGCCGATAACCCGCTGCGGTTCGTGTGCGAGTTGAACAACAGCCAGGGCAGGCGGCCGACGGGCATGCCGGATGCGCAGTATCGCATTATCGGTCTGCCGGTCAATATCCAGGGCGACAATACGCCGCAGACGATTTTCCTGGACGACCTGGGCGCGGTGGATGTCACGCAATGGCGGCTGGGCCGCTATGAAGCGGACGACGACACGATCTATGCATATCCGAACGTCGCCGGCGTGAAACCGGGAACGGGGTACTGGTTGATCGCCCGCGGCGGGCGTCGCTACGGCGCCGCCGGGTACTCGATGCTTCCCAACCTGACCTATGACGGAAGCGAGTATTACCGACCGGGCGTACAACTGGATTCCGGCTGGAACCAACTGGCCAATCCGTTTTCTTTTCCGGTGCGGTGGCATGACGTGTTTTTTGACACCAGCAATGTTATTCTGACCGTTCATTCCGACGCCATTCTTGACGATGCCGCGTACTGGTATGACGGCGGCCTGGCGGATTACCGCACGGTCAACTCGATTCCCGCCTGGGAAGGCTTTTTTGTCTACATCAAGAGGTCGGGCGTCAAGATTCTGTATCCGTTTGAGGAGTCTACAGTTACCGGCATGCCGGCGGCGCTGGCGGCGGACACGCTGAGCATCGTCGACGGCTGGCACATAAACCTCCAACTGGCCTCTGCCGGCGGCAGGGACGGGATCAATTTTGCCGGCGTGCGAAGCGACGCGCGGCCGGGTGATGACGCCTACGACTTCGTGGAACCGCCGTCCCCGCCCGAGGCACCGTACCTGGCCTTCTCCATGCCGGATCAGGGCGGCCTGTTCCGCACCGATTACAGACCGTATTTCACTGACGGCGCCACCTGGGATGTGGTTATGTCAAAGGGCAGCAAGCGCGTCCTGATGGTCACGGGTATCGACCAGATCCCGGACGACATGCAGGCCTGGCTGATCACTGACAAGGGCACGGTGAACGAGCTTACCGAAGGAATGACCATCGAACTGCCGGGGGACGTAGCCGGCGGTCGCCTGGCGGTCGGAAAGCCCGAATACCTCGCCAGCCTGCTTGCGGAGGCCCTGCCGGAGAACTACGAACTGAGCCAGAGCTTCCCGAATCCGTTTAACCCCACCGCCACCATCCGCTTCGCCCTTCCCAACTCGGGCAACGTGAAGCTGGTTGTCTACAACGTCCTTGGCCAGCATGTGACCGCGCTGGTGGACGGGCCCCTCGAAGCCGGGCGCCACGTGGTAGTCTGGGAAGGACGTGACGACGGCGGCAAGACGGTCGCGAGCGGTGTCTACTTCTATCGTCTGACGGCCGGGAAGTTCCGCGACTCGAAGAAGATGGTGTTTCTGAAGTAG